In the genome of Parcubacteria group bacterium, the window TTCGACGGAAAGCTTATTTTTGATAATAAAGACTTTTTTGTTAAATTCCCTCAGTTTTTCTGCTAGATATGCCGTGGTGGTCGTGCAAACTTTCACATATGGATCCTTCAAAATTTCCCCTCCCACCCCGTTTTCATATAATTTTCTTTCAAAAACATTCATCTGTTTGAAAAAATCCATAAACTCCAGATATTTCGGATCAAAAACCAAATCATCGGTTTCAAAAATTATTTCTTTCTTTTGCGCTTTTATATTATTAATCAATTTTTTGACACTGGGAGTGAAAAGCACCCGATGAAAAATGAAAATTTTGAACTTACTTGCATAGCCGGAAAGAAATGGATTGTCTTGAACCGTTACTGAACATTTGAAACCATTCAATTCCAACTCCTCAGAATAATGACGAGTGCGAAAAAGAGCGCTATCCCCAACTCCTCCCGTGATAAACAGAATGTCTCCCGCCTTAACCCTTCCAAACATTGCCAAAAAAGCTTTCATTACCCTCTTCCCTCCGCGAAGAAAACCGTCCCTTTGCAGAGTCTTAAAAGCCTTTCCGATTTTTATTAAAATAAGCTTCATATGAAAATCTTTTCCAAAGCTAAGCTTTTAGAGAAGCTAGGACTTTTTCCTAAAGCTCGGCTTTAGGAAAAGCCTGTTGCACATTGTCATTCCGCACTTGATGCGGAATCTACACTTTCAGATTACACTAAACTTTTGCTTATGCATTAAATTTATGATCATCGTTTGTGCAGATTCCTGCTCCCCGATCAGGTCGAGAACAAGTTTCGCGGGAATGACATTTATTTTTACTGGAACTCAAACTTCAAATCCTTAAGCATTGTCTGTTCCTGATCGAATTCCTGACCATCTTTTTTGAGCTTAACTTTGACTGGTATATCTCCCACTCCCGACTGCTTCTGAATTAAAAGTTTATAATTATCCTTGGTGACAGTATCCGGCAATTCATATTTTATCATCACTTCCGTTTCTCCTCCGATCAGAACGTGAAGAAGCGAACCGAAATAGGTTTTTTCGAATTCGTCTTTGACAATCGGAGGACTGATCATTTTTCTGTCCAAAAGCTTGGCGCCCTGCGGAGCATATATTCGGATATAGGAATGATAATCACTAGTTCTCCAATCTCCATACGGCGCGGTGTTTCGATATTGCATCGTCAAGGTGGCTACTGGTTTTTCTCCGTTAAAATCTATTTCATAATTTATATTTCTTTTAATATAGTAATCCGTCTTGAGCGCACCCATGTTAGCATCGACAACCATCAAATAATCTCCGCTCCAATCAGTGGCCACTTTTCCATCCCAATAGACACTCGCCACCAAAGATTGCAAACTGGAATCAGTAAAGTTTATCTGAACATTCTTGTTCCTGAGTTCTTCATGCGCCAGATTGGCAATTTTCGAAATATTTCCCAGACTGAACAATCTGCTGATAACCATCGGGGTCATAGTTTTCATAATCACTTTTCGGTTCTGAGTATCCAAATCAGGATCCATAAGATATTTTTTCTCGACAATTTCTTCCAGTTTCAAAAAGCCATTATTGCCATCAAATTCCACTCCTCCTGCTGTTATCGGACCGGTAAGTTTCAAAATATCATTGAAAACTGTGGCATTAATAGCAACAATTCCGTCAAAATTTCCTCCTCCGCCCGCCAAACGATAGAAATATTTGGCTTTTTCAACATTAGTTGGAAAATCAGGAGAAAAATTAGAATCGCGGAACTTCCAATTTTTGAGCTGCATCATTCTTTCCAGCGGATATGGAGTCGGCACTTTGGCAGTTATTCTTTGATCCAAAAGATTGGCATCTTCGAATGTTGAACTTATCACTTCTCCATTTTTCACTTTGACAAGCGCATATTGTCCCAAAAATCCTCCTCCCGGACGAAGCTCCATGTTGTTTTGAAGAAGCAACATGAAATTCCAAGTTTTGTCATTCTTCTCCGTCAATTTGGCAACCAAATTGTCAACTACTTCCAGTTCTTTTTTTGTATCCTCCTGAATTGGAAGAAGTTGGGATATTTTGCTGAGAGCAGAAAAAGATTTTACTGCAATGCTTAATTTGTTGTTTTTTGCGTAGAAGAAAAAGAAAGTCCCTCCAGCAATAATCACGGCTATTAATGCAAAAATAATAATGCGTTTCTTGGTCAAAAACCCATTCATGCGCTTTCTTGGTTTACTTTGTTAAATTCCCTCTTGGCAAAACATTTCCCAAAACAAAAATTTAACAGAGCGAACTTATTAATTTTTTATTTTTTTATTATAATTTTCTATAAATCTCATCCAGTTTCTTGGCCGAATTATCCCAACCGAATTCCTTGGCTCTCTCTTTGTTTATTCTTCCCATATTATTGCATTTTTCAGAATTTTGAGCTAATTCTAAAATGCCTTCACAAATTCCTTCACAGGAAAATTCTCTAGCATAATATGCTCCATCGGCCAGATATCTTCGATTATTGCTTTTGTCAAAACAAACAATCGGCAATCCCGCCCCCATATACTGCAGAATTTTTCCGCTGGCTTGGTTTACTTTCGAATCCTTGGGATCAATGGCAATATCGCTGGCATTCAAAATCTTGGGAAGATCGAAATAATTCAAGGGGTGAATAACGCGCACATTTCCTTCCAAGCCGTTCTCTTTGACGAACTTTTTTATTCCTTTGACTGGAAATCCGGCAACAACAAAAAACAAATCTTTATTTTTTCTGAAAGCTATTAAAATAGCATCGATCAAATAATTAATTCCTTTATTGGGAACTAGCGCTCCCGTATATACTACGACTGTTTTCTCCATTGGGACCTCCAATTCTTTTTTGGACTCTTCTTTGACTGGCAGGTTTTTGTAATAATCCAAATCCACTCCATCCAGAATGGTTTCCACTTTTCCGTCCTTTCTGAATTTTTTTATTTCTTCCGTATTCTCCCAAGAGCTGGCAATGGCAAAATCTCCCAGATTATTGATTATTTTTTCAATAAAATTAAATACTTTCTTGAGCATTCCGGCACCTAAATATCCATGAGAAACCATCTCATTGGTCAGACTTCCGTGAAAATCAGAAACCAATTTCATTTTTCTCCAGAAAAGAGCTTTCTTAACCAGGAGGCCGATCAAAACTCCTTCATGAAGATGGCCGTGAATAATATCCGGCTTTTGCGTCCTGGCCAGAAAAAAAGTTTTTCGAATAAGCATTAAGTCAAGGAATATTTTCTGCCAATCAGGACCGGCTTCCAGCTTCTTGTACCAAAAAAGAAGCCGGCGAATCCTCCGAACATCGATTTTAGTGTTAATCTCAGGATCGATATCTCTCCCGATATGATAGGTTGCAATGATAATTTTGTGGCCCAATTTTTCCAAAGCCAGCGCTTCTTCCAAAATTCGGATATGCGTTCCGCGATCAGAAAAAAACGGCGTCGGCGCAACCATTAGTATTTTCATGTTGTTGCTATTTTAAGAGGCGGACAGTCCGCTTCAAGCGGACTGTCCGCCTTGGATAAGTTAAGTCTTTCTTAATTTTATCTTATTCGACCGCCATTGGCAAACTGGACTAAAAACGCTATAATCAAAGCAATGATTGAAAAAAATATCAGCAAAAACGATTACCTTATTTTCGCTGTTTTCTCATCAATTTGGGTGTTTTTGGGATTGATTGCCTGCCTTTCTGCTATTGGAGGATTTTTCTATTCTTGGATTTTTGGAGGCTTTCTCCTGCTGATGATTTTTACTATTATCCGCCAAGTGTTTTTGAAAAAAATATCTTTGAATATTTCCCATGAATTCATCATCGCTTCAATAGCCATTTTTATTTTTGTTCTGGTTTCTTCTTATTTTGTCACCCCGACAATTTTCGGAGGACGCGATCAGGGAGCGATTAGCGAAGCAACTATCCGCCTTTCCCAAAACCACAAACTGGAATTTTCCACTCCCGCTTCAAATGAGTTTTTCGAAATATACGGCCCAGGGAAAGCTTTGAATTTTCCGGGATTTTATTACAATTCCAGCGGAGAGCTAATAACACAATTTCCTATCGCCTACATTTCTTGGCTGGCTATTTTCTATTCTTTCTTCGGACTTACGGGACTAATTGTTGCCAATGCCGTTTTACTTTTTTTGTTTTTAGCTTCTTTTTATCTTTTAGCAAGGTCGCTTGTTGAAACAAAATATTCGGCTATTATTTTGATTTTAACCGCAACTTCATTTCCGATTTTTTGGTTTTTCAAGTTCACTTTGAGTGAAAATATGGCGCTTGCGCTCCTCTGGCTTTCTATCTTGTGGCTGTTCCTTTTTATTAGAGAACAACGATTATTTTATTATTTTTCTTTCCTTTTTTCAGCCGGACTTTTAGTCTTTACGCGAATAGAAGGAATTTTTTTCCTGATTGCGGGATTTTTGACTATATTTTTCTTCACCGGAAAAAATATCATCTGGAAAAGAAAGAGAAAACTAATCCTGGCTTATCCGGCCATATTTTTTGCCATTCTTCTTGTCCTCAATTTTGCTAAAGATATTTATTTTTACAAGGAAATGGCTAAAGCGTTTCTCCATATTAGACAAGATCAAGCAAGCGCTTCTTCAGTTTTCGATGGATTCTTTTCTCCCGCTATATTCGAATTTCAGGTTTTGTATTTGTATGGAATAATAAGCTCGCTTCTTCTTGGAATCTTGGGAACAATCTACTTCTGGATAAAAAAGCAGTGGAAAAATCTGATTCCATTTTTTGTAATTTTTCCTTCTTTCATTTATCTGATTAATCCGTGGATTTCATCCGACCACCCTTGGATGCTTCGAAGATTTGTTTTTTCTGTTGTTCCGGGAATGATATTTTATGCTATTTTGTTTCTTGCAAAATGGAATGGGGAGAAAAAGATGCGCTATAAAATAATGGCATCTTATTTTGTTATAATTTCCATATTGCTTCTGAATTTGTTTATATTCGCAAATTATTTCCCGTTCTCGGAAAACAAGAATTTATTAAAACAAACACAGGCAATCAGTGAAAATTTTGGAGGCAACGATTTGATTCTGATTGACAAATCTGCCAGCGGAGACGGATTTTCGATGCTCGGCGGACCGATGAACTTTCTCTAC includes:
- a CDS encoding DUF4012 domain-containing protein; amino-acid sequence: MNGFLTKKRIIIFALIAVIIAGGTFFFFYAKNNKLSIAVKSFSALSKISQLLPIQEDTKKELEVVDNLVAKLTEKNDKTWNFMLLLQNNMELRPGGGFLGQYALVKVKNGEVISSTFEDANLLDQRITAKVPTPYPLERMMQLKNWKFRDSNFSPDFPTNVEKAKYFYRLAGGGGNFDGIVAINATVFNDILKLTGPITAGGVEFDGNNGFLKLEEIVEKKYLMDPDLDTQNRKVIMKTMTPMVISRLFSLGNISKIANLAHEELRNKNVQINFTDSSLQSLVASVYWDGKVATDWSGDYLMVVDANMGALKTDYYIKRNINYEIDFNGEKPVATLTMQYRNTAPYGDWRTSDYHSYIRIYAPQGAKLLDRKMISPPIVKDEFEKTYFGSLLHVLIGGETEVMIKYELPDTVTKDNYKLLIQKQSGVGDIPVKVKLKKDGQEFDQEQTMLKDLKFEFQ
- a CDS encoding glycosyltransferase codes for the protein MKILMVAPTPFFSDRGTHIRILEEALALEKLGHKIIIATYHIGRDIDPEINTKIDVRRIRRLLFWYKKLEAGPDWQKIFLDLMLIRKTFFLARTQKPDIIHGHLHEGVLIGLLVKKALFWRKMKLVSDFHGSLTNEMVSHGYLGAGMLKKVFNFIEKIINNLGDFAIASSWENTEEIKKFRKDGKVETILDGVDLDYYKNLPVKEESKKELEVPMEKTVVVYTGALVPNKGINYLIDAILIAFRKNKDLFFVVAGFPVKGIKKFVKENGLEGNVRVIHPLNYFDLPKILNASDIAIDPKDSKVNQASGKILQYMGAGLPIVCFDKSNNRRYLADGAYYAREFSCEGICEGILELAQNSEKCNNMGRINKERAKEFGWDNSAKKLDEIYRKL
- a CDS encoding glycosyltransferase family 39 protein, coding for MIEKNISKNDYLIFAVFSSIWVFLGLIACLSAIGGFFYSWIFGGFLLLMIFTIIRQVFLKKISLNISHEFIIASIAIFIFVLVSSYFVTPTIFGGRDQGAISEATIRLSQNHKLEFSTPASNEFFEIYGPGKALNFPGFYYNSSGELITQFPIAYISWLAIFYSFFGLTGLIVANAVLLFLFLASFYLLARSLVETKYSAIILILTATSFPIFWFFKFTLSENMALALLWLSILWLFLFIREQRLFYYFSFLFSAGLLVFTRIEGIFFLIAGFLTIFFFTGKNIIWKRKRKLILAYPAIFFAILLVLNFAKDIYFYKEMAKAFLHIRQDQASASSVFDGFFSPAIFEFQVLYLYGIISSLLLGILGTIYFWIKKQWKNLIPFFVIFPSFIYLINPWISSDHPWMLRRFVFSVVPGMIFYAILFLAKWNGEKKMRYKIMASYFVIISILLLNLFIFANYFPFSENKNLLKQTQAISENFGGNDLILIDKSASGDGFSMLGGPMNFLYEKNSVYFFNIKDLEKIDQEKFSKIYLVTSDQNAIMYEDIIGTGKILSSKDYSVETQRLSGSRDKENIVLQEKLSVKVSGKILELRITN